From the genome of bacterium:
GCTTTGCTGCTTCGGGCTTTCTCACTGCATTTTCAGGGGGAAAACAAACCGTTGGTTTTAGCAAAAACCCGTTATCGTTTTTATTTACCCAACGAATACCGCACCAATACCAACGCCACGAAATTGTGCGTAACCATGCGTTGGTTCAAGACATTACCGATACTACCCCCGCCCGCCCAAAATTATATCCCACAAACGCTGATTACAATTTTGTAAGCAGCTATAAGAATGAAAGATACATTTGCATAGCACCTGCTTCGGTATGGTTTACCAAGCAGTTTCCGCAAGAAAAATGGGTGGAGTTTTTAAACGCCATCCCCTCTCCTATTTCGGTGTATGTATTAGGCGGTCCCGGCGATAATGAGCTTTGCGGTGAGATAGTTAAACAAGTGAACAACCCTGCTATATCCATTCATATTTTGGCAGGAAAACTAAGCTTGTTGCAAACCACCGCTTTGATGCGCGATGCAGTAATGAATTATACCAACGATTCGGCTCCGTTGCACCTTGCCAGCTCCATTAATGCTCCCTCAAGGGCAATGTTTTGCAGCACGGTTCCATCGTTTGGGTTCGGCCCGTTGAGTGATAACAGCGCCATTATTGAAACCGACCTTGCATTGGATTGCCGCCCTTGCGGACTCCACGGCCACAAAGCCTGCCCCAAAGGACACTTTAAATGCGCATTGTCTATTGATGTATTGAAAATGGTAGCGGCATTACAACCTTCTTAACATAACCTTTACCTCTTAATTTTTTTTCATCCTACACAACCCTTTTCATGTTTTGTACGTGTAAGTGCGTATAACCCATTTAACAACTATGAAAAAAGTAATTACTTTATTTGCTTTTATTGGCGGAGCCATGTTTGCTCACAGCCAAAATTTGTCCTACACCCTAACCACTAAAACAGGCACTTATGCAGAATTAGCTTCGCCTACCGTTACAACAGGAGACTGGAAAAACCCGCGAACCGTAACTTTGGGATTCGACTTTAGGTTTTTTAACAAAACCTACGCAACGGCTTACGTAGTCCCTTTTTTGGGGCTTGTTAACTTTACCAATGCCAGCTTTTATGACGAAATTTCTGTCATAGGAGGTGCTTTGATAAAACACAGCACGTTAACTTCTAATTTCTCGTACAAAATTGAAGGTAATTCACCCAACCGGATTGCAAAACTCCAATGGAAGAACGGCGGTTTTGAAGCCGACATAACTAATCAGGCATTTTTCAACCTGCAAATATGGTTGTATGAGGGCAGCAATATTATTGAAATAAGGCATGGCAGCAGCCAAGGGGTAACCCAAGATATTTTTGCCCAAGCTCCTCCTTCTTACAAAGTACAAAATGAAACACCCGATTCTTCATTGTATTTAAAAGGAAGTTTCTCAGCTCCGGTTTTCGATTTAAACCCCCAAACCGTGACAGGACTCGATGCTTATCCCTCAGAGGGAACCATTTATGTTTTAACGCCCAAAGGATATGCCCCCGGACCAAACTCAACACCTGAAAGGTCAAAAAACATCGCAGTATCATTATATCCTAACCCCGCCACAGGCAACCAACTGATGATTGAAAGCGGCTCAGAAATAACTGAGGTAAACATTTCC
Proteins encoded in this window:
- a CDS encoding glycosyltransferase family 9 protein gives rise to the protein FAASGFLTAFSGGKQTVGFSKNPLSFLFTQRIPHQYQRHEIVRNHALVQDITDTTPARPKLYPTNADYNFVSSYKNERYICIAPASVWFTKQFPQEKWVEFLNAIPSPISVYVLGGPGDNELCGEIVKQVNNPAISIHILAGKLSLLQTTALMRDAVMNYTNDSAPLHLASSINAPSRAMFCSTVPSFGFGPLSDNSAIIETDLALDCRPCGLHGHKACPKGHFKCALSIDVLKMVAALQPS
- a CDS encoding T9SS type A sorting domain-containing protein, yielding MKKVITLFAFIGGAMFAHSQNLSYTLTTKTGTYAELASPTVTTGDWKNPRTVTLGFDFRFFNKTYATAYVVPFLGLVNFTNASFYDEISVIGGALIKHSTLTSNFSYKIEGNSPNRIAKLQWKNGGFEADITNQAFFNLQIWLYEGSNIIEIRHGSSQGVTQDIFAQAPPSYKVQNETPDSSLYLKGSFSAPVFDLNPQTVTGLDAYPSEGTIYVLTPKGYAPGPNSTPERSKNIAVSLYPNPATGNQLMIESGSEITEVNISDIQGKILQTIQNVNQSQVNIEHNLKTGIYLVKVNTRESISTQKLIIN